One segment of Triticum aestivum cultivar Chinese Spring chromosome 2A, IWGSC CS RefSeq v2.1, whole genome shotgun sequence DNA contains the following:
- the LOC123187236 gene encoding probable LRR receptor-like serine/threonine-protein kinase At3g47570 — MAPRVFRTESLIVPSQHALFLLYTILIFLSSNTVVFTSAQASNRSESDRRALLCFKSGISKGSARVLGSWRDDSLSFCGWRGVTCSTTLPIRVVSLQLRSTLLTGTLSSCMAALGSLVQLNLWNNKLSGSIPKEIGELRSLQTLMLAGNRLSGNIPLSLGTAASLRYVNLANNSLSGTIPDSLANSSSLSEIILSRNDLSGLIPATLFNSSKLVAVDLRSNALSGPIPHFQKMGALQFLSLTGNLLSGTVPASLGNVSSLRSLLLAQNILIRSIPETLGQISNLTTLDLSYNNFSGYVPATLYNVSSLTLFSLGSNNFIGQIPSKIGHSLPNLQTLVMGGNGFRGPIPDSLTNMSKLQVLDLSSNLLTGVVPSLGSLANLSQLLLGNNKLEAGDWAFLASLTNCSKLLRLSVDGNILNGNLPKAVGSLSTKLEQLNFGRNQISGDIPAEIGNLVSLTLLDMGQNMLSGQIPLRVGSFRNLFVLKLSRNRLSGQIPSTVGNLPQLGQLYLDDNNLSGNIPATIGQLKRLAMLNLSVNNLDGSIPRELLNISSLSLGLDLSNNNLYGPVPREVGNLINLGLLNVSNNKLSGSLPSELGMCIHLEYLQIESNMLSGIIPQSLAALRGLEQIDLSDNNLTGEVPQFFEGFSSISYIDISNNKFEGPIPTGGIFRNSTKVSLQGNKGLCETAAAIFGLPICPTTSPTTSSRKRKINTRLLLIIAPAVTIALFSLLCVVVTVMKGTKAQPSESFKETMKRVSYGDILKATNWFSPVNRINSSHTASVYIGRFEFDTDLVAIKVFHLSEQGSRNSFFSECEVLKHTRHRNLVQAITLCSTVDFEGDEFKAIVYEFMANGSLDMWIHPRVGSSRRLLSLGQRISIVADVASALDYMHNQLTPPLIHCDLKPSNVLLDYDMTSRIGDFGSAKFLSSSSGRPEGFIGIGGTIGYISPEYGMGCKVSTGGDVYGFGVLLLEMLTARRPTDALCGNALSLHKYVDLAFPERIAEVLDPHMPSEEDEAAASLRMQNYIIPLVSIGLMCTMDSPQDRPGMHDVCARIVAMEEAFVETFL, encoded by the exons ATGGCTCCTCGAGTTTTTCGCACTGAATCTCTCATTGTTCCGTCCCAACATGCACTCTTTCTTCTCTACACCATCCTCATATTTCTGTCCTCCAACACAGTAGTATTCACATCAGCACAAGCTAGCAACAGATCTGAGAGTGACCGGCGAGCCCTTCTCTGCTTCAAATCCGGCATCTCCAAGGGATCTGCCCGTGTTCTTGGATCATGGCGCGATGACTCGCTCAGCTTCTGCGGCTGGCGAGGGGTCACCTGCAGCACCACCCTCCCAATCCGCGTCGTGTCCCTCCAACTCAGGTCTACGCTGCTCACAGGAACACTATCCAGTTGCATGGCAGCCCTTGGTTCTCTAGTTCAGTTGAACCTTTGGAACAATAAGTTATCTGGAAGCATACCTAAAGAGATAGGTGAGCTTCGGAGCCTCCAAACCCTGATGCTTGCTGGAAACAGGCTTTCAGGTAACATCCCTCTGTCATTAGGTACAGCTGCATCTCTTAGATATGTCAACCTTGCAAACAACTCTCTTAGCGGAACTATCCCTGATTCCTTAGCAAATAGTTCGTCACTCAGTGAGATCATCCTCTCACGTAATGACTTATCTGGGTTGATCCCAGCTACTTTGTTCAACTCATCCAAACTTGTTGCTGTTGACCTCCGGTCGAATGCTCTCTCCGGACCTATCCCACATTTCCAAAAGATGGGAGCTCTGCAATTTCTCAGTCTTACAGGGAATTTACTTTCTGGTACTGTACCAGCATCTTTAGGAAATGTTTCATCCTTGCGTTCCCTCCTACTAGCACAAAACATCTTAATAAGATCAATTCCAGAAACTTTGGGTCAAATTTCAAACCTAACAACGCTAGATCTAAGTTACAATAATTTCTCGGGGTATGTCCCAGCCACACTGTACAATGTGTCATCACTCACACTCTTTAGCTTAGGCAGCAACAATTTTATTGGACAGATACCTTCTAAAATTGGCCACTCACTTCCAAATCTTCAAACATTGGTAATGGGAGGCAACGGATTTCGTGGACCAATCCCAGATTCTCTGACCAACATGTCAAAGCTCCAAGTGCTTGATCTTTCAAGTAACTTGCTGACGGGCGTGGTGCCAtctctaggatccttggcaaactTGAGTCAACTGCTTCTAGGAAATAATAAACTCGAAGCTGGTGACTGGGCATTCCTTGCCTCTCTCACCAATTGCTCGAAGTTGTTAAGATTATCAGTGGATGGGAATATCCTGAATGGAAATTTGCCAAAGGCAGTAGGCAGCCTTTCAACAAAGCTCGAGCAGTTAAACTTTGGAAGAAACCAGATCTCTGGAGACATACCAGCTGAGATAGGCAACCTTGTAAGCCTCACTCTGCTTGACATGGGCCAGAACATGCTCTCAGGACAAATTCCCCTGAGAGTTGGGAGCTTCAGAAACTTGTTTGTCCTGAAACTATCGAGGAATAGATTATCAGGCCAGATTCCATCAACGGTTGGTAATCTTCCTCAACTCGGGCAGCTTTATCTTGATGACAACAATTTGTCTGGAAACATACCAGCAACTATAGGACAATTGAAAAGGTTAGCTATGCTGAACTTATCAGTCAACAACCTTGATGGATCCATACCAAGAGAACTCCTCAATATTTCTTCCCTTTCATTGGGTTTGGACTTGTCAAACAACAACCTGTATGGGCCGGTACCAAGGGAAGTTGGTAACCTGATCAATCTTGGCCTTCTTAATGTTTCCAACAACAAATTGTCTGGTAGTCTTCCTTCTGAACTTGGCATGTGTATTCATCTGGAATACCTTCAGATTGAAAGCAACATGCTTAGTGGGATTATTCCTCAGTCTCTCGCTGCACTAAGGGGCTTAGAACAAATAGATCTGTCGGACAACAATTTAACTGGTGAAGTTCCGCAGTTTTTTGAGGGCTTCAGCAGCATAAGTTACATTGATATATCAAACAACAAATTTGAAGGGCCAATCCCGACTGGTGGTATATTCAGAAATTCAACTAAGGTATCCCTGCAAGGTAACAAAGGGTTATGTGAAACAGCTGCTGCCATATTTGGACTTCCCATTTGCCCAACCACCTCTCCCACCACCTCATCAAGAAAAAGGAAGATCAATACACGCCTGCTGCTGATAATAGCTCCAGCAGTTACTATTGCTTTGTTCTCATTATTATGTGTTGTTGTCACTGTTATGAAGGGGACTAAAGCTCAACCATCTGAAAGTTTCAAGGAGACAATGAAGAGGGTGTCATATGGGGACATCCTTAAAGCCACCAATTGGTTCTCCCCGGTCAACAGGATCAACTCCAGTCACACAGCATCAGTCTACATTGGTCGGTTTGAGTTTGATACAGATCTAGTGGCAATCAAGGTATTCCATCTCAGCGAGCAAGGTTCGAGAAATAGCTTTTTCAGCGAGTGTGAAGTACTAAAACACACCCGCCACCGTAATCTGGTTCAAGCTATTACCCTGTGCTCAACGGTAGATTTTGAGGGCGACGAGTTCAAGGCTATAGTATACGAGTTCATGGCAAATGGTAGCCTGGACATGTGGATACACCCAAGGGTTGGCAGCTCAAGGAGGCTGCTGAGCTTGGGCCAGCGGATAAGTATTGTTGCTGATGTGGCTTCTGCTCTGGACTATATGCACAACCAGCTGACACCTCCTTTGATTCACTGTGATTTGAAGCCGAGCAATGTTCTGCTGGACTATGACATGACCTCACGCATTGGCGATTTCGGGTCCGCCAAGTTTCTCTCTTCAAGTAGTGGCAGGCCAGAAGGCTTCATTGGGATCGGAGGAACAATTGGATATATCTCTCCTG AATATGGGATGGGATGCAAAGTCTCGACAGGTGGCGACGTTTACGGTTTTGGGGTGCTGCTACTGGAGATGCTCACGGCAAGGCGGCCGACGGACGCGCTATGCGGCAATGCTCTCAGCCTCCACAAGTATGTCGACCTAGCCTTCCCCGAGAGGATCGCTGAGGTTCTAGATCCCCATATGCCATccgaggaggacgaggcggctgCTTCTCTGCGTATGCAAAACTACATTATACCTTTGGTCAGTATTGGCCTGATGTGTACCATGGATTCGCCGCAAGATAGACCAGGTATGCATGATGTCTGTGCCAGAATTGTTGCCATGGAAGAGGCATTTGTCGAGACCTTCTTGTGA
- the LOC123187238 gene encoding probable LRR receptor-like serine/threonine-protein kinase At3g47570, with protein MASTHKDHPSSSLKHSSSLVLPHPVKSGIMPSMFTLLYILLILFSVRTTILEAAQANKSEIDRQALLCFKSGINSYPIDILNSWSDDSLNFCSWKGVICGTKFPPRVVSLNFNYARLSGKLSGCLGNLTFLSRMNLAYNNLSGTIPEELGMLPNLHTLNLAGSYLQGNIPIFLGASNSLSYVNLANNTLTGGIPLPLTDCSSLSTLILSRNNLSGEIPSTLFDNSSKLAVVDLQKNSFTGLIPRFHKVTALKFLCLTENFLSGSIPPSMGNVSSLTSILLGQNKLSGLIPEAIGHTRKLLELDLSFNSLSGNVPVSLYNMSSLKNFSVGSNGLVGQLPSYIGHSLPTLQSLIMGSNRLEGLIPTSLANMSNLQMLDLSDNSLNGPVPSLGSLANLSQLVLGSNLLEAHDWSFLTSLANCTRLTKLSLEGNGLNGSLPAAVVNLSMRLQDLSLGSNKISGSIPVEISNLVNLTSLRMESNFLSGSIPSTIGKLQNLYVLNLSKNKLSGQIPPSVGDITQLGKLYLDDNNLIGNIPDSLGQCKGLLELNLSTNSLDGSIPVKLFDRPPLSLGVDFSYNKLIGEIPSEVGNLANLALLNVSNNMLFGTIPEALGSCLTLLFLRMERNMLEGQIPQSFRKLRSIQQINLARNILSGPVPEFFGDLTLLDKLDLSYNNFEGPIPSGGCFRNSSMVVLDGNRMLCARVSMLGLPICDDTQTKNHVPLLRIIMIITPLIAGVLLLYLVVTVWKRRVQLTFPRCNKIPGVLCLVANRKKREAVANQKIREVVACSNHKETLKKISYGDILKATNWFSSVHTISSTCTGSVYVGRFKSDRSLVAIKVFNLNEPGGYGSYFTECEVLRSTRHRNIMRPMTLCSTLDSKNHEFKALVFKFMVNGSLDRWLHSEQHNVIPDRVLSFGQRICIAGDVASALDYVHNQLTPPLIHCDLKPHNVLLDDDMTARLSDFGSAKFLLPGQVIRKSLVDVGGTIGYIAPEYGLGCKISVGADVYSFGVLLLELLTGKRPTDDMFVDGLTLPIFSESMFPDLVAEMLDTHMAHEEYQGCVEAWMQRYIAPLVALGLSCTVESPKDRPGMKDVCAKLSALRDDFLERHHDD; from the exons ATGGCCTCTACACACAAAGATCACCCAAGCTCCAGTCTAAAACACTCTAGCTCCTTGGTTCTTCCACATCCTGTAAAGTCTGGAATCATGCCCTCAATGTTTACTCTACTCTATATTTTACTCATCCTTTTCTCCGTCAGGACTACAATACTCGAAGCAGCACAAGCAAACAAGTCCGAGATTGATCGCCAAGCCCTCctctgcttcaagtccggcatcaACTCTTATCCCATTGACATCCTAAATTCATGGAGTGATGACTCACTTAACTTTTGCAGCTGGAAAGGGGTCATTTGCGGCACAAAGTTTCCACCCCGGGTGGTCTCACTTAACTTCAACTATGCTCGTCTCAGTGGGAAGTTATCTGGATGCCTGGGCAACTTGACATTTCTATCCAGGATGAACCTTGCCTATAATAATCTTTCGGGAACTATCCCTGAAGAGTTGGGTATGCTTCCAAACCTCCATACACTGAATCTTGCCGGCAGCTATCTTCAAGGTAACATCCCCATTTTCTTAGGCGCTAGCAATTCTCTTAGCTATGTAAATCTTGCAAACAACACCCTTACCGGTGGTATTCCTCTCCCATTGACCGATTGCTCCTCACTCAGCACACTTATACTGTCACGTAATAACCTCTCAGGAGAGATCCCTTCTACTTTGTTTGATAATTCATCTAAGCTTGCTGTGGTTGATCTCCAGAAGAATTCTTTCACTGGTCTCATCCCACGTTTCCATAAGGTCACAGCACTCAAATTTCTTTGCCTGACAGAGAACTTCCTCTCTGGAAGCATACCTCCTTCAATGGGAAATGTTTCTTCCCTCACTTCTATATTGCTCGGCCAAAATAAGCTATCAGGATTAATTCCAGAAGCTATAGGTCACACTAGAAAACTGCTTGAGCTTGACCTAAGTTTCAACAGTTTATCAGGTAATGTCCCGGTTTCCCTTTATAACATGTCATCACTCAAAAACTTTAGTGTTGGCAGCAATGGCCTTGTTGGACAGTTACCATCTTACATTGGTCACTCACTACCAACCCTCCAGTCCCTAATTATGGGAAGCAACAGGCTGGAGGGCTTGATCCCTACTTCACTAGCCAACATGTCAAATCTTCAAATGCTTGATCTTTCAGACAACTCGCTAAATGGCCCTGTTCCATCTCTTGGTTCTTTGGCAAACTTGAGTCAGTTAGTTTTGGGGAGCAACTTGCTAGAAGCACATGACTGGTCATTTCTTACATCTCTAGCAAATTGCACCCGGCTTACAAAGTTGTCCTTGGAAGGGAATGGTTTGAATGGCAGCTTACCTGCAGCAGTTGTTAATCTTTCCATGAGACTGCAAGATTTGTCGCTTGGGTCAAACAAAATTTCAGGCTCCATACCTGTTGAAATTAGCAATCTTGTTAATCTCACTTCTCTTAGGATGGAAAGTAATTTTCTTTCTGGAAGCATACCTTCTACCATTGGAAAGCTGCAAAACCTATATGTCCtaaatctatcaaagaacaaattATCAGGTCAGATCCCTCCCTCAGTTGGTGACATTACTCAACTGGGCAAGCTTTATCTTGATGATAACAACTTGATTGGAAACATACCTGATAGTTTAGGTCAGTGCAAGGGACTTCTTGAACTAAACTTGTCTACTAACAGCCTTGATGGGTCAATACCAGTCAAACTTTTTGATCGCCCTCCACTTTCCTTGGGTGTGGACTTTTCGTACAACAAGCTCATAGGAGAAATACCATCAGAAGTTGGTAATTTGGCAAATCTTGCTCTTCTGAATGTTTCCAACAATATGTTGTTTGGAACGATTCCTGAAGCTCTTGGAAGCTGTCTTACTTTATTGTTCTTGCGCATGGAGAGAAACATGCTTGAAGGGCAAATTCCTCAAAGTTTCAGGAAGTTGCGGTCCATCCAGCAGATTAATCTAGCTCGAAATATTTTGTCTGGTCCAGTGCCGGAATTCTTTGGCGACCTCACTTTGTTGGACAAGCTGGATCTATCATACAACAACTTTGAAGGGCCAATTCCCTCTGGTGGATGCTTTAGGAACTCGAGTATGGTAGTTTTGGATGGCAATAGGATGTTGTGTGCGAGAGTCTCCATGCTAGGGCTTCCAATTTGTGATGACACCCAAACAAAGAACCATGTGCCCTTGCTAAGAATAATAATGATAATTACACCGTTAATTGCTGGTGTGTTATTGTTATATTTGGTTGTCACTGTTTGGAAAAGAAGGGTGCAGCTTACATTTCCAAGGTGTAATAAGATTCCTGGTGTGTTATGTTTAGTTGCCAACCGGAAGAAAAGAGAAGCAGTTGCCAACCAGAAGATAAGAGAAGTGGTTGCATGTTCTAACCACAAGGAGACTCTGAAGAAGATATCATATGGTGACATTCTGAAAGCTACCAACTGGTTTTCTTCGGTCCATACTATCAGCTCAACCTGTACCGGATCAGTTTATGTCGGTAGGTTCAAGTCTGACAGGAGCCTAGTTGCTATCAAAGTATTCAACCTGAATGAGCCTGGTGGATATGGTAGTTACTTTACCGAGTGTGAGGTGCTACGAAGCACCCGCCACCGGAATATAATGCGGCCTATGACCCTATGCTCGACACTTGATTCAAAAAACCATGAGTTCAAAGCACTGGTCTTCAAGTTCATGGTTAATGGCAGCCTTGACAGATGGTTGCACTCTGAGCAGCACAATGTAATCCCAGACAGAGTGCTAAGCTTTGGCCAGAGGATATGCATAGCAGGAGATGTCGCTTCTGCTCTGGATTATGTCCACAACCAACTGACGCCTCCTTTGATCCATTGTGATTTGAAGCCACACAATGTCCTTTTGGACGATGACATGACTGCACGGCTCAGTGACTTTGGCTCAGCAAAGTTTCTATTACCAGGCCAGGTTATTCGTAAAAGCCTGGTTGATGTCGGAGGGACTATTGGATACATAGCACCTG AGTACGGGCTGGGCTGCAAGATCTCTGTAGGAGCTGACGTGTATAGTTTTGGAGTGCTTCTGCTAGAGTTGCTTACCGGAAAACGACCAACCGATGATATGTTTGTCGATGGGCTTACCCTTCCCATTTTCTCTGAATCCATGTTCCCTGACCTAGTGGCGGAGATGCTAGATACTCATATGGCGCATGAGGAGTATCAAGGGTGCGTAGAAGCATGGATGCAGAGATATATTGCCCCGTTGGTTGCTCTGGGGCTGTCATGTACTGTGGAATCTCCGAAGGACAGACCTGGAATGAAAGATGTTTGTGCAAAACTTTCTGCTCTCAGAGACGACTTTCTGGAACGCCATCATGACGATTGA